The Candidatus Margulisiibacteriota bacterium nucleotide sequence AAGTTCGGTGCCGATGAATTCATGGTGACATGGAGGAGGGTAAAACATCGAATCAGTAACAGGAAGTTGGAGGTGAAGGGCGGAACATGTAAGCGGCCATGGCCGTTGATTAGAGACCGGAGAACTGAGATCAGCCTGTGAGGAGCGGTTGACTATTTGCGTCGTAAACAGTGAACGAATCAGCCGTGCGAGATTGATGAAAGTGCTCTGCAAAAGAGAGTGAAATAAACGAACATGAGCCAATTGATTGAGGAACCCAGACTCTTTGAAAACCTTTGCTCAAGCTTTTACTTGGGCATAGGCTTTATCTTGGTGAAAAGGAACCGAGGCAAACCCGGCATAGACGGCGTGAGCATAGCGGACTTTGAAGCCGATTTAGACGAAGAGCTAAGTCAGTTGCAACAGGAATTGAGCAACTGGACTTATCAACCCTCGCCGGTGCGCCGAGTCGAGATACCCAAGCCGGGAGGTAAGGGGATGCGACTTCTGGGTATACCGACGGTGCGGGATCGCGTGGTACAGGCAACGCTAAAACTCCTGCTGGAACCGATTTTCGATCCGCATTTTTCGCCGAACAGTTACGGTTTCCGTCCCGGACGGAGCCAACACCAAGCGGTAGAAGCGGCGCAACGGATTGTTAACAGTGGTAAACCCTACGTGGTGGATATTGACCTGTCGAAATTCTTTGATCGTATCCATCATGACCGGCTGATTGCCCGAATGGGTGAAAAGGTAACCGACAAACGGATACTCCGGTTGGTAGGTTTAATGCTGCGTAGCGGCATTATGATCAACGGCGTTGTCAACCCCAGCCAGGAAGGCGCAATGCAGGGCGGCCCGTTAAGCCCGCTGCTCAGCAACATCGTTCTGGACGAACTGGATCAGGAACTGGAGAGGCGAGGCCTGGAATTTTGCCGGTTCGCCGATGATTGCAATATCTTCGTGAAATCGCAAAAAGCGGCAGAGCGGGTGATGGAAAAGGTCAGCCAATTCATCGAAAAGAAGCTAAAACTGAAGGTGAATCAGGAGAAAAGCCAAGTGGCGCTTTCCGATAAGGTCAAGTTTTTAGGCTTTACCGTGGTCAACGGGACGATTGCGATAGCGCATAAAGCCCTGCAAACGGCCATGGATAAAGTCAAAGCACTGACACCGCGAGGCACCCATAAAACGTTGGAACCGACACTGGACAAGATCAATCAATGGTATGTGGGCT carries:
- the ltrA gene encoding group II intron reverse transcriptase/maturase; amino-acid sequence: MSQLIEEPRLFENLCSSFYLGIGFILVKRNRGKPGIDGVSIADFEADLDEELSQLQQELSNWTYQPSPVRRVEIPKPGGKGMRLLGIPTVRDRVVQATLKLLLEPIFDPHFSPNSYGFRPGRSQHQAVEAAQRIVNSGKPYVVDIDLSKFFDRIHHDRLIARMGEKVTDKRILRLVGLMLRSGIMINGVVNPSQEGAMQGGPLSPLLSNIVLDELDQELERRGLEFCRFADDCNIFVKSQKAAERVMEKVSQFIEKKLKLKVNQEKSQVALSDKVKFLGFTVVNGTIAIAHKALQTAMDKVKALTPRGTHKTLEPTLDKINQWYVGWSNYYSLTNYPSQLHKIEAHIRRRLRSRLVSQQKRKQHLYRNLVKRGVPRKQASKAVFSNNKRWVLSNTRAVTRAYPNSWFINLKGQEIRSDRKLAHWFDVSQWIRLA